The stretch of DNA TGTCGGCGCTGGCGCGGCTGTTGTAGTCGCCCTCGGGAGGCATGTGCACGAGCACGCTCGAACCGTCGATGCCCTGCCAGTGGAAGGTGCGGTGCGGGAAGTCGTTGACCTTGTTCCAGGCCAGTTTGATGGTCTGGAACCAGTCCATCCCGGCACCGCGGAGGATCTGCGGAAGGTTGCCGCTGTAGCCGAAGGTGTCGGGGAGCCAGCAGAGGCGCAGCTGCTCGTCGGTTAGGGCGAACTCGTCCTGCAGGAAGCGGCGGCCGACGACCGCCTGGCGCACCAACGACTCCCCCGACGGCAGGTTGGTGTCGGGTTCCACCCAGAAGGACCCCTGGATCTCCATCCGACCGGCGGCGACGGCGCCGCGGATCCGCTCGAACAGGGCGGGGTGCCGCTCGCGCATCCACCACAGCTGCTGGGGCTGCGACGTGCCGTAGACGTAGTCGTCACGGCGGTCGATGGCGTTGAGCGCCCTCACATAGGTGCGCGCGGCTTTGCGCTTCGTCTCGCGGACGGGCCAGAGCCAGGCCATGTCGAGGTGGCCGTGGCCGACCGCGTCGTAGGTGAACTCCGACTCGCTGCGGGCGGCGAGCGGCACGGCGAGCACCGCGCGGGCGCCGCGGACATCGCGCCGACGGAACAGGGAGTAGGCATCGCGCAGCGCTCGCCGCAGCGTGCGCTCCAGGGCCGCGTCCTCCGTCGCGCCCGCGAGCACCACGAGGGCGAGGTAGTCGTAGTACAGGCGGTAGGCGTCATCGTCGCGGGTCGCGAGGTGCGCGCCGTGGTACACGGCCTTGCCCACCTCGTAGAGGATGAAGCCGTTGTAGGTGACGTCGGCGTACACATCCACGGCACCGCTCGACAGGTCGACCTCGACCGGGCGGTACTTACCGCCGCTGTGCGGCAGGTCGCCCTGCTGGAAGACGGTGCTGACCGAGTCGAGCAGCTCCCCCGCCGCCCCGTGCACGAGACCCTCGCCGCGGATGCCGAGCAGCAGCACCAGATCGTCGGGACCGGGCGGGACGAGGCCGGTGAGGTGCAGCCAGGCGCAGTCGAACGGACCGCCCCACGCGGTGTTCGGACGGATCGGCGAGAACGCGGTCCGATCGAGGCGGTCGAACGGGATCGGCTCCGGCGATCGCAGGATCTCGGCGTCGAGGCTGCGAACGCGGGTGTAGACGCGGGAGCGGATGCGGGTGAGTCGCCGGTACTCCTCTGGCTGGGCCGCGGGGAGGCCGATCAGCCATGACGCGAACCCCACCAGAGACGCCTCCTCGCGCTTCGTGCGCTGCCGTCCGTGGGCTGCGCCGCGGGGTCAGCATACGGGCGCCCGGGCTCCGCGCCAGGCGTACCGCCCCTGACACGCGCCGACGCGTCGGGTCAGGCGAGCTTCTGCGCCAGGGCGTCGACGAGTGCGCGGCTGCTGCGCTCGACCATGACGAGGACGTCGTCGAAGTCGCGTTCGTCGCCGTAGTACGGGTCGGGGACGTCGAGATCACCACGGGCGTCCGGGTCGAACTCGCGCAGGAGATGGATCCGCTCGGCCGCGGACCGGCTCGGGGCGAGTGCGCGCAGAGCGTCGACGTGTCCGGCGTCGAGGGCGAGGATCAGGTCGTAATCCTCGAACAGCGACCGGTCGAACTGTCGCGCCCGGTGCGGGCGACCGTCGTAGCCGTGCTCGTGCAGAGCCGCGACCGTGCGCGGATCCGCCCCGTCGCCGACGTGCCAGCCGCCGGTGCCCGACGAGGTGACCGCGACCCGATCTTCGAGCCCGCGTTCGGCGAGCAGGCGTCGCGTGATCACGTCCCCCATCGGCGAACGGCAGATGTTGCCGGTGCAGACGAACGTGATCGCGTAGGGACCGCTCGGATCCTGCTGCTCGGGGAGCTGCATGCGCGACGCGGTCAGTCGGTGCCCGCGTCGAAGGCGGCGCCCTCGGAGGCGGCGTCGGTGGCCCGCTCGAGCGCGTCGGAGGCGGCATCGGCGGCGGGGCCCTCGAGAATCTCCTCGGCCTCGCCCTGCTGGAGCTGTCCGACCAGCTCGGCGGTCGCGCCGCCGATGATGCCCGCGGCGGCGTACTGCTCGAGGCGCGAACGGGAGTCGGCGATGTCGAGGTTGCGCATGGTCAGCTGCCCGATGCGGTCGTCGGGGCCGAACGCGGCGTCGCCGACGCGCTCCATCGACAGCTTGCCGGGGTGGTAGCTGAGCGCGGGGCCCGTGGTGTCGAGGATCGTGTAGTCGTCGCCGCGACGCAGGCGAAGGGTGACCTCGCCGGTCACCGCGGAGCCGACCCAGCGCTGGATGCTTTCGCGCAGCATGAGCGACTGCGGGTCGAGCCAGCGTCCCTCGTACATCAGGCGACCGAGGCGACGACCCTCGGCGTGGTAGTTCGCGATCGTGTCCTCGTTGTGGATCGCGTTGAGCAGCCGCTCGTAGGCGATGTGCAGCAGGGCCATGCCGGGCGCCTCGTAGATGCCGCGGCTCTTCGCCTCGATGATGCGGTTCTCGATCTGGTCCGAGACGCCGAGACCGTGGCGGCCGCCGATGGCGTTGGCTTCGAGCACGAGGGCGACGGGGTCGCCGAACTCCTGCCCGTTGATCGCGACGGGGCGGCCCGCCTCGAAGCGCACTGAGACGACCTCGGTGGCGACCTCGACGTCGTCGCGCCAGGCGGCGACGCCCATGATCGGCTCGACGAGGTCGAGACTCGCGTCGAGGTCTTCGAGCTTCTTCGCCTCGTGCGTCGCGCCCCAGATGTTGGCGTCGGTGCTGTACGCCTTCTCGGCCGAGTCGCGGTAGGGGAAGCCGTGCGCGACGAGCCACTCGCTCATCTCGGTGCGGCCGCCGAGCTCGCCGACGAACTGCGCGTCGAGCCACGGCTTGTAGATGCGCAGCCGCGGGTTGGCGAGCAGGCCGTAGCGGTAGAACCGCTCGATGTCGTTGCCCTTGTAGGTGGAGCCGTCGCCCCAGATGTCGACGCCGTCCTCCTTCATGGCGCGCACCAGGAGGGTGCCGGTGACGGCACGGCCGAGGGGCGTGGTGTTGAAGTAAGTCTTGCCGCCCGAGCGGATGTGGAAGGCGCCGCAGGCGAGGGCGACGAGGCCCTCTTCGACGAGGGCGCTCTTCGCGTCGACGAGGCGGGCGATCTCGGCGCCGTACTCCTTCGCGCGGTCGGGCACGGCGGCGATGTCGGGCTCGTCGTACTGGCCGATGTCGGCGGTGTAGGTGCAGGGCACGGCGCCCTTGTCGCGCATCCAGGCCACCGCGCACGAGGTGTCGAGACCTCCGGAGAACGCGATGCCGACGCGCTCGCCGACGGGAAGAGAGCTGAGCACCTTGGACATGACTACAACCCTAGGGCGAACGCGCCGCCTCGACGGACGCCCGCGGGGTGGCTCAGCGGGGCGGTCGCATCCGGTAGTCGAGGACGACGATGTCGCCGTGCCGGGCGCTCGACACGAGTTCTGCGTCGAGCGGCGCATCGAAGGTCGGGACGCCGGCGCCCATCACGACCGGCATGACCCGCAGCTCGACGCGGTCGACGAGACCCGCGGCGAGCGCCGTGCGCATCAGGCGCAGCGAACCCCAGAGCACGAGGTCGCCCGCGGTCTCGGCCTTGATCGCCGCGATCCGCTGGACGACGTCGCCCCGCTCGATCCGCGCCGGAGCCCAATCCCCCCACGGGGCGTCGACGAGCGTCGACGAGAACACGCTTTTCGGAGTGCGGTTCAACCGGTCGGCGATCAGCTCCTCCGTCTCCTGCGGCCAGAACGCGGCGAAGAGCCGGTAGGTGGTGGCGCCCAGCAGGATCCGGTCGACGCCGGCGAGCCACCGCTCCTCTTCGGAGTCGATGGACCTCCAGTCGCCGGGGGCGGCGACGAAGGTCGCTTCACCGGACGAGTCGGCGGCATAGCCGTCGATGGACACGTTCTGCTGCACCACGAGGGCTCCCATGTCGCAACCCTCCCATGAGTGGACGGTGTCCACAATGGGAGACGGTTCAGACCTCGGGATGAACGAGCAGGAGTTCGGCCCGTTCGCGCAGGTACGCGGCGAGGTCCACCGGATGCTGACCCGGAGCCCATTCGACCCGCACCTCCCCGTCGACGATGCGCAGCGGAGCGTCGAGGGCGCCCGAGTCGTCGACGGCTGTGCGGAGCGGGCGCGTCTCGTAGTTGACGGTCTCGCCCACCGGGAAGGTCTGGGCGGCGAGCGCCCGGACGGCGCTGCGTTCCGCCGCGGACACGGCGGTCCACCCGTGCTGGCGCTCCTCCGCCGCCCGCGTCACCGCTCCGGCGGCGTGCAGGGCGCCGTCGGTGCCGAGCAGCAGAACGCCGAGGCGCCACACCCGGCCGAGCGGCTCGAAGACCGGACCGCCGCCGACGCCGAGGATCCGCCGACGGCGACCGAGGCGGGCGAGCGCCTCGGTCCTCGCGCCGGCGTCGTCGAGGCGCAGCGCTATCGAGTGCAGGAGGCCGGGAAGCTCCTCGGGGATCACGGCGCTCGCAGCAGCAGTTTCTCGAGATCGTCGAAGAACGCGTTGTAGCCGACCACGGTCAGATCGAGCTGCTCGTCCGTGAAGCCCTGCCGCGGCTGGCGGAAGGTCATCTCGGTGCCGGAGGGCACTTCGACGAGGTCGACGGTCACGGGTTCACCGGCGTCCTCCGACGGTGCATCGGTCAGGGTCAGTGCGAGCCGGGTGGGCGGGTCGACCTTGCGGTACTCCCCCACCCAGTCGATCGAGTTGCCGTCGGGGAAGCGCATGATCGCGCTCCAGCGGCCGCCGACACGCACA from Herbiconiux sp. L3-i23 encodes:
- a CDS encoding low molecular weight protein-tyrosine-phosphatase, with the protein product MQLPEQQDPSGPYAITFVCTGNICRSPMGDVITRRLLAERGLEDRVAVTSSGTGGWHVGDGADPRTVAALHEHGYDGRPHRARQFDRSLFEDYDLILALDAGHVDALRALAPSRSAAERIHLLREFDPDARGDLDVPDPYYGDERDFDDVLVMVERSSRALVDALAQKLA
- the argG gene encoding argininosuccinate synthase produces the protein MSKVLSSLPVGERVGIAFSGGLDTSCAVAWMRDKGAVPCTYTADIGQYDEPDIAAVPDRAKEYGAEIARLVDAKSALVEEGLVALACGAFHIRSGGKTYFNTTPLGRAVTGTLLVRAMKEDGVDIWGDGSTYKGNDIERFYRYGLLANPRLRIYKPWLDAQFVGELGGRTEMSEWLVAHGFPYRDSAEKAYSTDANIWGATHEAKKLEDLDASLDLVEPIMGVAAWRDDVEVATEVVSVRFEAGRPVAINGQEFGDPVALVLEANAIGGRHGLGVSDQIENRIIEAKSRGIYEAPGMALLHIAYERLLNAIHNEDTIANYHAEGRRLGRLMYEGRWLDPQSLMLRESIQRWVGSAVTGEVTLRLRRGDDYTILDTTGPALSYHPGKLSMERVGDAAFGPDDRIGQLTMRNLDIADSRSRLEQYAAAGIIGGATAELVGQLQQGEAEEILEGPAADAASDALERATDAASEGAAFDAGTD
- a CDS encoding dihydrofolate reductase family protein, producing MGALVVQQNVSIDGYAADSSGEATFVAAPGDWRSIDSEEERWLAGVDRILLGATTYRLFAAFWPQETEELIADRLNRTPKSVFSSTLVDAPWGDWAPARIERGDVVQRIAAIKAETAGDLVLWGSLRLMRTALAAGLVDRVELRVMPVVMGAGVPTFDAPLDAELVSSARHGDIVVLDYRMRPPR
- a CDS encoding glutaminase, producing the protein MIPEELPGLLHSIALRLDDAGARTEALARLGRRRRILGVGGGPVFEPLGRVWRLGVLLLGTDGALHAAGAVTRAAEERQHGWTAVSAAERSAVRALAAQTFPVGETVNYETRPLRTAVDDSGALDAPLRIVDGEVRVEWAPGQHPVDLAAYLRERAELLLVHPEV
- a CDS encoding SRPBCC domain-containing protein codes for the protein MTFDGLEIMRTFATSPDRVFAAWTEPAQFAAWFGTAAVDVPLDTVSMDVRVGGRWSAIMRFPDGNSIDWVGEYRKVDPPTRLALTLTDAPSEDAGEPVTVDLVEVPSGTEMTFRQPRQGFTDEQLDLTVVGYNAFFDDLEKLLLRAP